A region from the Sphingopyxis lindanitolerans genome encodes:
- a CDS encoding spinster family MFS transporter gives MKNNGFGESAGRRYVVVGALGFAYMLNFLDRQLLAILVEPIRAELHLSDTQIGMLSGLMFALFYTLFGIPVAIIADRGNRIRLVAAACGLWSLFTALSGFARGFASLAFARIGVGIGEAGCAPPSFSILSDYFPPEQRGRALALYALGIPAGSFIGAFAGGWIAAEYGWRTAFLALGAVGLAFAPLLPLIVREPQRGRYDAPRETIDQPGIAQTLAFFWHSPLFILTSLGCGLTAFCGYGLLSWTPAYLGRVQGMTLGQISAFFAIASAGSMVLGAWIGAWIADRAGARNPVNYSRLPGFAFLASAPFIVGFGFADSWQASLALLVPALIFTSIHFVPALTLLQNRTPPQYRATVSSILLFLINLIGLGCGPLFVGMMSDGLTPTHGDRALGIALQSLAPFAILAFVCQMAAASQIRKEGHAA, from the coding sequence ATGAAAAATAATGGCTTCGGGGAATCGGCAGGGCGTCGTTATGTCGTCGTCGGGGCGCTTGGTTTCGCCTATATGCTCAACTTCCTCGATCGACAGTTGCTTGCAATCCTCGTCGAGCCGATCCGGGCCGAGCTTCATCTCAGCGACACGCAGATCGGGATGCTCTCCGGGCTCATGTTCGCGCTCTTCTATACCCTCTTCGGAATCCCGGTCGCGATAATCGCCGATCGGGGCAACCGCATCCGCCTGGTCGCCGCTGCCTGCGGGCTCTGGAGCCTGTTCACCGCTTTGTCGGGATTCGCCAGGGGCTTTGCCAGCCTCGCCTTCGCACGAATCGGCGTCGGCATCGGCGAGGCGGGATGCGCGCCGCCCTCTTTCTCCATCCTCTCCGATTATTTTCCGCCCGAACAGCGCGGTCGCGCCCTTGCGCTCTATGCGCTCGGGATTCCGGCGGGCAGCTTCATCGGCGCATTTGCCGGCGGCTGGATCGCTGCGGAATATGGCTGGCGAACCGCCTTTCTGGCACTAGGCGCGGTCGGGCTTGCCTTTGCGCCGCTGCTGCCGCTGATCGTTCGCGAACCCCAGCGCGGACGCTATGACGCTCCTCGTGAAACGATCGATCAACCGGGGATCGCGCAGACGCTCGCCTTTTTCTGGCACTCACCGCTCTTCATTCTGACATCGCTCGGCTGCGGACTGACCGCCTTTTGCGGTTATGGCCTGTTGAGCTGGACGCCCGCCTACCTCGGGCGCGTTCAGGGCATGACACTTGGCCAGATCAGCGCCTTCTTCGCGATCGCCAGTGCCGGCTCGATGGTCCTCGGGGCGTGGATCGGCGCATGGATCGCAGATCGCGCGGGGGCGCGAAACCCCGTCAATTATTCCCGGCTGCCGGGCTTCGCCTTCCTGGCCTCGGCGCCCTTCATCGTCGGCTTCGGTTTTGCCGATAGCTGGCAAGCCTCGCTCGCGCTGCTCGTCCCCGCGCTGATCTTTACCTCCATCCATTTCGTTCCCGCGCTCACCTTGCTGCAGAACCGCACGCCGCCTCAATATCGCGCCACGGTCAGTTCAATCCTCCTTTTCCTGATCAACCTCATCGGCCTCGGCTGCGGACCCTTGTTCGTCGGCATGATGAGCGACGGGCTGACGCCGACTCACGGCGACCGGGCACTGGGGATCGCGCTGCAATCGCTGGCGCCCTTCGCGATCCTGGCCTTCGTCTGCCAAATGGCCGCGGCCTCCCAGATCCGGAAGGAAGGCCATGCCGCCTGA
- a CDS encoding TonB-dependent receptor, which yields MKKLIEMRRALLLAAAGTAMASAASAWAAEAPEAKAAEAAPSDQRTDGGESGDIIVTAQRRNERLQDVPIATTVIGADRLTASRITEANDLPTLVPNLRVSGNFAAVPKVTLRGIGTNDFVPNLNPGVGTYIDDVYIGLAIGQNFQLYDLDRVEVLRGPQGTLYGKNTNGGAIKYITRKPQATGGRSYASITYGNYDRFELEGAINLPISDDWSARVSGVMRKQDGYLGNPVTGRRGGFTDAWAVRGQLRYNPSEAVDILLQAYDGISDGDSGARRLEGPLPGGTDILGNASPGYRETSRDVPAYDKIRQSGVNLIATIDTPLGQINSISSYLDVSRDNLDDGDNGPGRLVEIKYDTTAWAASQELRLSGENGPVRWSLGGQYVREKFNSNWYLAFFHCTLDPQPCVLNPNGVTLPPGYFTFTTFPDTPAFQAAGIVGLPVANTIDYPWKQRNDSYAAFGDATWSITDRLQLTGGLRYSYEKREFSGESIIYVTAAPDVRGGLFPRGFDHLDLEKSWDNVSGRLVLDFKPTENQLFYLSYASGFRSGNFNSAAYSSLTAISQPVDPEYVDSFEFGAKTQWLDRKLTLNLATFYMKYKDLQVAVFRNATQILTNAASADIKGVELELTAIPVSGFTIRASGSYLDARYKDFIYRTEPLTDLSGNRLVNAPKWSGSISADYRAALTDKMNLSFGGDLRYQSKAFFNPFNDEAISQDGYAILNLRAGLEWPDEGLNLEAYMTNVTSKVAAVEGLTVGAPFGSNSRAYNRPRMYGLTLRKSF from the coding sequence ATGAAAAAGCTGATCGAGATGCGTCGGGCGCTCCTGCTCGCCGCCGCGGGTACGGCGATGGCGAGCGCGGCTTCGGCCTGGGCGGCCGAAGCGCCTGAGGCGAAGGCGGCCGAAGCGGCGCCGTCGGACCAGCGAACGGATGGTGGCGAGAGCGGCGATATCATCGTGACCGCGCAGCGCCGCAATGAACGGCTGCAGGATGTTCCGATCGCGACCACCGTCATCGGCGCCGATCGCCTGACCGCCAGCCGGATTACCGAAGCGAACGACCTGCCGACGCTGGTGCCCAACTTGCGGGTAAGCGGCAATTTCGCGGCGGTGCCGAAAGTCACCTTGCGCGGGATCGGCACCAACGACTTCGTTCCCAACCTCAATCCCGGGGTCGGAACCTATATCGACGATGTCTACATCGGCCTCGCGATCGGGCAGAATTTCCAGCTCTATGACCTCGACCGGGTCGAGGTGCTGCGCGGGCCGCAGGGCACGCTATACGGCAAGAACACCAATGGCGGGGCGATCAAATATATCACCCGCAAGCCACAGGCGACGGGCGGGCGCAGCTACGCCAGCATCACCTATGGCAATTACGATCGTTTCGAGCTCGAAGGCGCGATCAACCTGCCGATCTCGGACGACTGGTCGGCGCGTGTCAGCGGCGTCATGCGCAAACAGGACGGCTATCTCGGCAATCCGGTCACCGGCCGACGCGGCGGGTTTACCGATGCCTGGGCGGTTCGCGGCCAGCTTCGCTACAATCCGTCGGAGGCCGTCGATATCCTGCTTCAGGCATATGACGGGATCAGCGACGGCGACAGCGGCGCGCGGCGGCTCGAAGGGCCGCTTCCGGGCGGCACCGACATTCTCGGCAATGCGTCACCGGGCTATCGCGAGACGAGCCGCGACGTTCCGGCCTATGACAAGATCCGTCAGTCGGGAGTCAATCTGATCGCGACGATCGACACGCCGCTTGGCCAGATCAATTCGATCAGCTCCTATCTCGACGTTTCGCGCGACAATCTCGACGACGGCGACAACGGCCCCGGGCGGCTGGTCGAGATCAAATATGACACGACGGCCTGGGCCGCGAGTCAGGAGCTTCGGCTGTCGGGCGAGAACGGCCCCGTTCGCTGGTCGCTCGGCGGGCAATATGTCCGCGAGAAATTCAACTCGAACTGGTATCTGGCCTTCTTTCACTGCACGCTCGACCCCCAGCCTTGCGTGCTCAATCCGAACGGGGTGACGCTGCCCCCCGGCTATTTCACCTTCACCACCTTTCCGGACACCCCGGCTTTCCAGGCGGCGGGCATCGTCGGATTGCCGGTCGCGAACACGATCGATTATCCGTGGAAGCAGCGGAACGACAGCTACGCCGCGTTCGGCGACGCCACCTGGTCGATCACCGACCGGCTGCAACTGACCGGCGGTTTGCGCTATTCCTATGAGAAGCGGGAGTTCAGCGGCGAATCGATCATTTATGTGACCGCGGCGCCCGATGTGCGGGGCGGCCTCTTCCCGCGCGGGTTCGATCATCTCGATCTCGAAAAGAGCTGGGACAATGTCTCGGGCCGCCTCGTTCTGGACTTCAAGCCGACCGAGAACCAGCTCTTCTATCTCAGCTATGCGAGCGGCTTTCGCAGCGGCAATTTCAACAGCGCCGCCTATTCGAGCCTGACCGCGATCAGCCAGCCGGTCGATCCCGAATATGTCGATAGCTTCGAATTCGGCGCCAAGACGCAGTGGCTCGACCGCAAGCTGACGCTGAACCTCGCGACCTTCTATATGAAGTATAAGGATTTGCAGGTCGCGGTGTTCCGCAATGCGACGCAGATCCTTACCAACGCGGCGAGCGCGGACATCAAGGGCGTCGAACTCGAACTGACGGCCATACCGGTCAGCGGTTTCACGATTCGCGCCTCGGGCTCGTATCTCGATGCGCGGTACAAGGATTTCATCTATCGCACCGAACCGCTTACCGATCTGTCGGGCAACCGCCTCGTCAACGCACCCAAATGGAGCGGCTCGATCTCGGCCGACTATCGCGCCGCGCTGACCGACAAGATGAACCTCTCGTTCGGCGGCGACCTGCGCTATCAGTCGAAGGCCTTTTTCAATCCGTTCAACGACGAGGCGATTTCGCAGGACGGTTACGCCATCCTCAACCTGCGCGCCGGCCTCGAATGGCCCGACGAAGGGCTCAATCTCGAAGCCTATATGACCAATGTCACCAGCAAGGTGGCGGCGGTCGAGGGGCTGACGGTCGGCGCGCCCTTCGGATCGAACAGCCGCGCCTATAATCGGCCGCGGATGTACGGCCTGACGTTGCGCAAGAGCTTCTGA
- a CDS encoding enoyl-CoA hydratase-related protein, with product MDYSTILVRQEGATCIITLNRPERLNAHIPQLGQDLKNAVRAADDDDSVRAIIITGAGRAFCAGQDLDGGADVFRREGVPTGEEFATRDHEFLAAFLDCKKVIIGAINGPAVGAGSTMLLPMDFRIASTSARFGFVFVKLGIVPESGTAWFLPRLVGDGWTRRWCLTGRVFGADEALEAGFIDKLVEPDQLMAEALALAEEIAANTSPVAVAVTRQMLWHCPQMDNVRDLFALELELFADLSQGPDISEGVTAFLEKRPPRFTSSPATGMPATYPWWSGARARR from the coding sequence ATGGACTATTCGACGATCCTCGTCCGGCAGGAAGGCGCGACATGCATCATCACGCTCAATCGTCCCGAGCGGCTCAACGCGCATATCCCGCAACTCGGACAGGATCTGAAAAATGCGGTCCGTGCCGCCGACGATGACGACAGCGTTCGCGCGATCATCATCACCGGCGCAGGCCGCGCCTTTTGCGCCGGACAGGATCTCGATGGCGGCGCCGACGTGTTTCGCCGCGAGGGGGTACCAACTGGCGAGGAATTCGCGACCCGTGATCATGAATTCCTCGCCGCCTTTCTCGACTGCAAGAAAGTGATCATCGGCGCGATCAACGGACCCGCGGTGGGGGCTGGCTCCACGATGCTGCTGCCGATGGATTTTCGTATCGCCTCGACGAGCGCCCGCTTCGGCTTTGTCTTCGTCAAGCTCGGCATCGTGCCCGAGTCCGGCACGGCGTGGTTCCTGCCGCGGCTCGTCGGTGACGGCTGGACGCGCCGCTGGTGCCTGACCGGGCGCGTTTTCGGTGCCGACGAAGCGCTCGAAGCAGGGTTCATCGACAAGCTCGTCGAGCCCGACCAGTTGATGGCGGAGGCGTTGGCACTCGCGGAGGAAATCGCCGCGAACACCTCGCCCGTCGCGGTCGCGGTGACGCGGCAGATGCTGTGGCACTGTCCGCAGATGGACAATGTCCGCGACCTCTTTGCGCTCGAACTCGAACTGTTCGCCGACCTCAGCCAGGGGCCCGACATTTCCGAAGGCGTGACCGCCTTCCTCGAAAAACGGCCGCCGCGCTTCACCTCCAGCCCCGCGACGGGAATGCCCGCCACCTATCCCTGGTGGTCCGGCGCGCGCGCGCGACGCTGA
- a CDS encoding acyl-CoA dehydrogenase family protein, with amino-acid sequence MDFDYSPRQREWMARLGAFMDVHVYPAEALYAEQLDAMAANGLPWKAIPVMEELKTKAKAAGLWNLFLNDSPHGAGLTNLEYSPLAEMMGRVIWSPEVFNCTAPDTGNMEILERYGTEEQQDRWLKPLLAGEIRSGFGMTEPGVASSDATNIRTTIVRDGDDYVINGRKWWTSGSLHPHCRLLIIMGVTNPDGERHRRQSQILVPIDTPGVTIVRPLSSFGFGEVPFGHSEILLDNVRVPATNMLLGENRGFEIAQGRLGPGRIHHCMRSIGAAERALELMCRRLTSRRAFGKSLHEHSVWEQRIADARINIDMCRLLTLNAADKMDKLGNKLARTEIGEIKVAAPRMALKVIDDAIQAFGAAGVGPDTLLPKMFVMQRELRIGDGPDEVHCRSLARAELAKYLAAEVA; translated from the coding sequence ATGGATTTCGATTATTCACCGCGTCAGCGCGAATGGATGGCGCGGCTCGGCGCCTTCATGGACGTGCATGTCTATCCCGCCGAGGCGCTTTATGCGGAGCAACTCGACGCGATGGCCGCCAACGGGCTGCCCTGGAAAGCCATTCCCGTGATGGAAGAGCTGAAGACGAAGGCGAAGGCGGCGGGGCTCTGGAACCTGTTTCTCAACGACAGCCCGCATGGGGCGGGGCTGACCAACCTCGAATATTCGCCGCTGGCCGAGATGATGGGGCGCGTCATCTGGTCGCCCGAAGTCTTCAACTGCACCGCGCCCGACACCGGCAATATGGAAATCCTCGAACGCTATGGCACCGAGGAGCAGCAGGACCGCTGGTTGAAGCCGCTGCTCGCCGGCGAGATCCGATCGGGCTTCGGCATGACCGAACCGGGCGTCGCGTCGTCGGATGCGACGAATATCCGCACCACTATCGTTCGCGACGGCGACGATTATGTGATCAACGGTCGCAAATGGTGGACCTCGGGTTCGCTCCATCCCCATTGCAGGCTGCTGATCATCATGGGGGTGACCAATCCCGATGGCGAGCGTCACCGGCGTCAGTCGCAGATCCTCGTGCCGATCGACACGCCGGGCGTCACCATTGTGCGCCCACTGTCGTCGTTCGGCTTCGGCGAAGTCCCCTTCGGCCATTCGGAAATCCTGCTCGACAATGTCCGCGTTCCGGCGACGAACATGCTGCTTGGCGAGAATCGCGGCTTCGAGATCGCGCAGGGGCGGCTCGGGCCGGGACGCATCCATCACTGCATGCGCTCGATCGGCGCCGCCGAGCGCGCCCTCGAACTCATGTGCCGCCGCCTCACCAGCCGCAGGGCCTTCGGCAAGTCGCTCCACGAACATTCGGTGTGGGAACAGCGGATTGCCGATGCGCGGATCAACATCGATATGTGCCGCCTCTTGACCCTGAACGCTGCCGACAAGATGGACAAGCTCGGCAACAAGCTGGCGCGAACCGAGATCGGCGAGATCAAGGTCGCCGCGCCGCGTATGGCGTTGAAAGTCATCGATGACGCGATTCAGGCCTTTGGCGCGGCGGGGGTCGGTCCCGACACCCTGCTTCCCAAGATGTTCGTGATGCAGCGCGAACTGCGTATCGGCGATGGTCCCGACGAGGTCCATTGCCGTTCGCTCGCGCGCGCCGAACTCGCGAAATATCTTGCCGCCGAGGTGGCATGA
- a CDS encoding phosphotransferase family protein → MTAEMEGENESASTPAAWHAAAPPDLAPINRYGRRRIRGFEDFVAIRPIGSGYSNPTYRVDTASGGAQVLRAMPARRSAMSAHRIDREYRVINALRGSAVPVPRPIHYCDDAGPIGTPFYLMAYVPGPVFVDGDLPDDPAARRRIYLALAECLGRLHAADYRALGLSGFGMRSGDTHFERQVATMTRLYRDTEMGHEPVMERLIALLGSTVPAGYTTCLVHGDFRLGNMVVRPDLSGIAAVLDWELSTLGDPLTDVGYCTLMYHWDSPVFGTVIGAGEGIPEEGEFLETYCRMAGRSGLPDLSLYQAFSLFRLACITQAALHREAVGQALARPLPLENHPASVAKLALDLAERSRR, encoded by the coding sequence ATGACCGCTGAAATGGAAGGCGAGAACGAATCTGCATCGACGCCGGCGGCCTGGCACGCCGCCGCGCCTCCCGATCTGGCGCCGATCAACAGGTACGGGCGCCGACGTATCCGCGGGTTTGAAGACTTTGTAGCGATCCGCCCGATCGGCAGCGGCTATTCGAATCCGACCTATCGCGTCGACACCGCGAGCGGGGGCGCGCAGGTTCTGCGCGCGATGCCCGCCCGCCGCTCGGCGATGAGCGCGCATCGGATCGATCGCGAATATCGGGTGATCAATGCGCTTCGGGGGAGTGCGGTGCCGGTGCCGCGCCCGATTCATTATTGTGACGATGCCGGGCCGATCGGCACGCCCTTTTACCTGATGGCCTATGTCCCCGGTCCGGTCTTCGTCGACGGAGACCTTCCTGACGATCCGGCCGCGCGGCGACGTATCTATCTGGCGCTCGCCGAATGCCTCGGGCGCCTGCACGCCGCGGATTATCGCGCGCTCGGCCTGTCGGGTTTCGGAATGCGTTCGGGCGACACGCATTTCGAACGGCAGGTCGCGACGATGACGCGGCTCTACCGCGATACCGAGATGGGTCATGAACCCGTCATGGAGCGGCTGATCGCCCTGCTCGGATCGACCGTTCCGGCGGGCTATACGACCTGCCTTGTCCATGGGGACTTTCGCCTCGGCAACATGGTCGTCCGCCCCGACCTTAGCGGTATCGCCGCTGTGCTTGACTGGGAATTGTCGACGCTGGGCGACCCGTTGACCGACGTTGGTTATTGCACGCTGATGTATCACTGGGATTCGCCGGTCTTCGGCACGGTGATCGGGGCCGGCGAGGGGATTCCCGAAGAAGGCGAATTCCTCGAAACCTATTGCCGTATGGCCGGGCGCTCGGGGCTGCCCGACCTGTCGCTCTACCAGGCCTTTTCGCTCTTTCGTCTCGCCTGCATCACGCAGGCCGCGCTCCATCGCGAAGCGGTCGGGCAGGCTCTGGCACGTCCGCTGCCGTTGGAAAATCATCCGGCATCGGTCGCGAAACTCGCGCTGGACTTGGCGGAAAGATCGCGCCGATAA